The following are encoded together in the Capsulimonas corticalis genome:
- a CDS encoding LacI family DNA-binding transcriptional regulator, whose product MRQKPTIRDIASACGVAPSTVSRVLNNRAGEVGEETRLRILDAMRRMNYRPGQTRQAPADKTYTLGVISGITGATYYHEGYFHSLVDSLLAVISERRQNGLIFAPHIFHAAPQQSIRSYCDGQCDGLLVLAPGMESLLVTSLQERGFPLALLGSSGGIASVAYCDLDNIHAVALAMNEFVGMGHRRIALCQGPEGLEATALRHAGYLQALSTAGIPLDEALVSPMLSDTRTNEDSQSIASWVRWVLRALPAGRRPTAILCFNDTHAGSVLEALAALSLRVPEDVSVIGFDDGGSAHFAPPLTTIGQPYREIALHAVEAVLAQIAGNEDSVSQRVLLQGNLIRRQSVAPPSAAD is encoded by the coding sequence ATGCGACAAAAACCCACAATCCGTGATATCGCGAGCGCCTGCGGCGTCGCTCCGTCCACGGTCTCTCGTGTCCTCAACAATCGCGCCGGCGAGGTGGGGGAGGAGACGCGGCTGCGTATCCTTGACGCCATGCGGCGCATGAACTATCGCCCGGGACAGACCCGTCAGGCGCCCGCCGATAAAACGTATACGCTGGGGGTGATCTCCGGCATTACCGGGGCGACGTATTACCACGAAGGGTACTTTCACTCCCTGGTGGACAGCCTGCTGGCCGTGATCTCGGAGCGCCGGCAAAACGGACTGATCTTCGCGCCGCACATCTTCCACGCCGCCCCGCAGCAGAGCATCCGCAGCTACTGCGACGGTCAATGTGACGGTCTGCTCGTGCTGGCGCCGGGCATGGAAAGCCTGCTCGTCACCAGTCTTCAGGAACGGGGATTTCCGCTGGCGCTGCTCGGGTCGTCGGGAGGAATCGCATCGGTCGCCTACTGCGACCTCGACAATATCCATGCGGTCGCGCTGGCGATGAACGAATTCGTGGGAATGGGGCATCGGCGCATCGCGCTCTGTCAGGGGCCGGAGGGTCTGGAGGCGACGGCGCTGCGCCATGCGGGCTATTTGCAGGCGCTGTCCACGGCGGGGATTCCGCTGGATGAAGCGCTTGTCTCGCCGATGCTCTCCGATACCAGGACGAACGAAGATTCTCAGTCCATCGCCAGCTGGGTGCGTTGGGTCCTGCGCGCTCTTCCGGCGGGGCGCCGCCCGACCGCGATTCTTTGCTTCAACGATACGCACGCCGGATCCGTGCTTGAGGCGCTGGCGGCGCTATCGCTGCGCGTCCCGGAGGATGTCTCGGTGATCGGGTTTGACGACGGCGGGTCGGCGCACTTCGCGCCGCCGCTGACGACCATTGGACAGCCCTATCGCGAGATCGCCCTCCATGCGGTCGAAGCCGTGCTCGCGCAGATCGCCGGCAATGAAGACAGCGTTTCCCAGCGCGTCCTGCTTCAGGGCAACCTCATACGCCGCCAATCGGTCGCCCCGCCTTCGGCGGCCGATTGA
- a CDS encoding family 43 glycosylhydrolase gives MRRFTTLGMSLAVCALLPLGALAKPDNKKADSTLVNFSAKGLQLTRFDSVAAAIDAHDGEIADFGGMFYLYGTSYDCGYEWGNKSAPFCGFKVYTSVDLVNWTDKGFLFDARTPVWQTRCNGATYGCYRPHVIYNPKTRLYVLWINVYDNRVGYRVFTSKTPVGPFAEIAEPTLAVNNNAPAAGLNNGDHDTFVDDDGAAYLAYTDWRTGGSIVIEKLNADYTSGTGRHVESVTPGQTEAPALMKRNGKYYLLYSDPNCGYCSGTGTAYRTAPTPLGPWSEGIRISDNSSGGQPSFVSTIKLGAKVIFLYGSDLWNNGAKNEALANFYWAPLTFSADGSITPIERQNKVSVALKPDAALKPSIADLDSTSGVDGFTSYCDIGANIQRSQSFIATRDGKLSAVSFSTFKNGNPDAGLTMEIYPANDAFQPVGSALSSILILPDAIGWAPKYATVHPNISVKSGVRYAIVVKSASSGARYGCEYNDLAPYPGGGAAYSSDSGGAFAAEQNRTLMFRTVIQK, from the coding sequence ATGCGACGTTTTACGACATTGGGGATGAGCCTCGCGGTTTGCGCTTTGCTTCCACTCGGCGCCCTTGCGAAACCCGACAACAAAAAAGCGGATTCGACGCTTGTCAATTTCAGCGCAAAGGGACTTCAGCTCACCCGATTCGACTCTGTCGCCGCAGCCATTGACGCTCATGATGGGGAGATCGCCGATTTTGGCGGAATGTTCTATCTCTATGGAACCAGCTATGATTGTGGCTATGAGTGGGGAAATAAATCAGCGCCCTTTTGCGGCTTCAAAGTCTATACGTCCGTCGATCTGGTGAACTGGACGGACAAAGGGTTTTTGTTTGACGCCAGAACCCCCGTTTGGCAGACACGCTGTAACGGAGCGACCTACGGCTGCTACCGTCCCCATGTGATTTACAACCCAAAAACGAGATTGTACGTCCTGTGGATCAACGTCTATGACAACCGTGTCGGATACCGCGTCTTCACCAGCAAAACTCCGGTCGGCCCATTTGCGGAGATCGCGGAGCCGACGCTTGCGGTCAACAATAATGCGCCGGCGGCGGGGCTGAATAATGGCGATCATGATACGTTCGTGGATGATGACGGCGCGGCGTATCTCGCCTACACCGATTGGAGAACGGGCGGCTCCATTGTCATTGAAAAGCTCAATGCGGACTATACGTCCGGGACCGGGCGGCATGTGGAATCGGTCACTCCCGGGCAAACGGAAGCGCCGGCGCTGATGAAGCGCAACGGCAAGTATTACCTTCTTTATTCGGACCCAAACTGTGGATACTGCTCCGGCACGGGAACCGCGTATCGAACGGCCCCCACTCCGCTGGGCCCCTGGTCCGAGGGAATTCGGATCAGCGACAATTCCTCCGGCGGGCAGCCCTCCTTTGTTTCCACGATTAAGCTGGGCGCCAAGGTGATCTTTCTCTACGGAAGCGACCTGTGGAATAACGGCGCCAAGAACGAAGCGCTCGCCAACTTCTATTGGGCGCCGCTGACGTTTTCCGCCGACGGCTCCATCACCCCCATCGAACGCCAGAATAAAGTCAGTGTCGCCCTCAAGCCGGACGCCGCTCTCAAACCATCCATCGCCGATCTGGACAGTACTTCCGGCGTGGACGGGTTTACGAGCTATTGCGATATCGGCGCCAATATTCAGCGGTCCCAGTCGTTCATCGCCACCCGCGACGGCAAGCTCAGCGCCGTCTCGTTCTCCACATTTAAAAACGGCAATCCGGACGCCGGCCTGACGATGGAAATCTATCCGGCGAACGACGCCTTCCAGCCGGTCGGAAGTGCGCTCAGCTCGATCTTAATCCTGCCGGACGCCATTGGCTGGGCGCCGAAATATGCGACCGTTCATCCGAATATCTCCGTGAAATCCGGCGTTCGCTACGCGATTGTCGTGAAGTCCGCGTCCAGCGGCGCCCGCTATGGCTGTGAATACAACGACCTGGCGCCTTATCCGGGCGGCGGCGCGGCTTACAGCAGTGACAGCGGCGGCGCGTTTGCCGCCGAACAAAATCGAACTCTCATGTTTAGAACCGTTATCCAGAAGTGA
- a CDS encoding amidohydrolase family protein, whose protein sequence is MKIVAIEEHFLSPDVRASWAASSAGQDDSGSLHLGEMETRLEELSEARISRMDESGVDMQVLSLTSPGLHNLEPAEGVSLARRTNDLIAATVAGRPDRFDGFATIPASAPGEAAAELERCVRELGMKGGMLFGRTQDKNLDHLDFLPIFETAAHLRVPLFIHPQTPSRAVREAYYSGFSPEVDLAFATFGLGWHYDCGIQFLRLALAGVFDRFPDLQIILGHWGEVVLFYTERLKAFSRIAKLERSVVDTMRENLYVTPSGMFSQSNFHHAVEIVGVDRVLFSADYPYQYRPGGGPKHFIEQLPIGQDEKEKIAHGNWDRLTHAIRR, encoded by the coding sequence ATGAAAATCGTCGCGATAGAAGAACATTTTCTCTCACCGGATGTGCGGGCGTCTTGGGCGGCGTCCAGCGCCGGGCAAGATGACAGTGGGTCGCTGCACCTTGGGGAAATGGAGACGAGGCTGGAGGAGCTGAGCGAGGCGCGCATCTCAAGGATGGACGAAAGCGGCGTCGATATGCAGGTCTTGTCCTTGACCAGCCCGGGGTTACACAATCTTGAGCCAGCGGAAGGCGTCTCGCTCGCGCGCCGGACAAACGACCTGATCGCCGCGACGGTCGCGGGCCGCCCGGACCGTTTCGATGGCTTTGCCACAATACCCGCCAGCGCTCCGGGAGAAGCCGCCGCGGAGCTCGAAAGGTGCGTGCGTGAACTGGGGATGAAAGGCGGAATGCTGTTTGGGCGAACGCAGGACAAGAATCTCGACCATCTGGACTTCTTGCCGATCTTCGAGACGGCGGCGCATCTGCGCGTCCCACTGTTCATCCACCCGCAAACGCCGTCCCGCGCGGTGCGGGAAGCCTACTACTCTGGCTTCAGCCCGGAGGTAGACCTTGCGTTTGCGACCTTCGGCCTCGGCTGGCACTACGATTGCGGGATTCAGTTTCTTCGGCTTGCCCTGGCCGGCGTCTTCGATCGCTTCCCGGATCTCCAGATCATCCTCGGCCATTGGGGAGAGGTTGTGCTCTTTTATACCGAGCGACTGAAGGCGTTCTCTCGCATCGCCAAACTGGAGCGATCCGTCGTTGACACCATGCGTGAGAATCTCTATGTGACTCCAAGCGGTATGTTCAGTCAATCGAATTTTCACCACGCCGTCGAGATCGTTGGCGTCGATCGTGTTCTATTCTCGGCCGACTACCCCTATCAATATCGGCCTGGCGGAGGCCCGAAGCATTTCATAGAGCAGCTTCCGATCGGCCAAGACGAAAAAGAAAAGATCGCGCACGGCAACTGGGATCGTCTCACTCACGCCATTCGTCGATAG
- a CDS encoding DUF1559 domain-containing protein, producing MKIIRHTRKGFTLIELLVVIAIIAILAAILFPVFAKAREKARQISCLSNERQLGLGIMQYVQDNDEAYPALRINDPGQTYGGNGFETDYWWSQAIYPYTKSANLYVCPSNPDTGPVCPNKTTFAPFLHESYAMNSRVPQPHGYFSSEIGTMASVNEPAQKIIICEVTAEMFPSPDYMWPEISPSDMSTFGFAAHTGVENYVFCDGHAKAMRPVATATPFNMWGSLGSGSNGYSGSGSACGPTYDLNCDTPEPAMVQGLAQLGQRYQ from the coding sequence ATGAAAATCATTCGACACACCCGAAAAGGGTTTACTTTGATCGAGTTACTCGTTGTTATCGCTATCATCGCTATCCTTGCCGCTATTCTCTTCCCCGTTTTCGCCAAGGCGCGGGAAAAGGCCCGGCAGATCTCCTGTCTCTCCAATGAGCGGCAGCTTGGACTGGGCATCATGCAGTACGTCCAGGACAACGACGAGGCGTATCCCGCCCTGCGCATCAACGATCCCGGGCAGACCTACGGCGGCAACGGCTTCGAGACGGATTACTGGTGGTCCCAGGCGATCTACCCCTACACCAAGAGCGCCAACCTCTACGTCTGCCCGTCCAACCCGGACACCGGCCCCGTGTGTCCCAACAAGACCACGTTCGCGCCGTTCCTGCATGAGTCGTACGCCATGAACTCGCGCGTTCCGCAGCCGCATGGCTACTTCAGCAGCGAGATCGGCACGATGGCGTCGGTCAACGAGCCGGCGCAGAAGATCATCATCTGCGAAGTCACGGCGGAGATGTTTCCGAGCCCCGACTACATGTGGCCGGAGATCTCGCCCTCGGACATGTCCACCTTCGGGTTCGCCGCCCATACAGGAGTCGAGAACTACGTATTCTGCGACGGCCACGCCAAGGCCATGCGTCCGGTCGCCACGGCGACGCCGTTCAATATGTGGGGATCTTTGGGATCGGGGTCGAACGGCTATTCAGGGTCAGGCTCGGCCTGCGGACCGACGTATGACCTGAACTGCGACACCCCAGAGCCGGCGATGGTGCAGGGATTGGCGCAGCTAGGCCAGCGGTATCAGTAA
- a CDS encoding glycosyl hydrolase yields MIETHRLTHFGLAIVLALAGGAPIGARAAHPDTLRQSFVTPPDTAKPWVYWFFMDGNETQRGMRADLEALQKAGIGGVIRMDVNLGVPKGPVAFMSPEWRDNFVYGVREAKRLGLQFSLETGPGWCGDGGPWIKPEESMQHLVASETTVAGPAHFDELLPRPKPRPPFFGEGTMTEEGRRQWLDFYQDVSVVAFPTPAGNARIDDVDSKAFYYRGSVSSGQVPWQFDPPAGASVPGDQCIPAAKVIELTAKLGADGRLSWDVPAGNWTIMRFGRTTTGQTTRPAPDAGLGFESDKFDREGVAAQFDAFVGNLLGAVGPKYYGGSAGLTMLHFDSWEVSSQNWSARFRQEFTQRRGYDPAPYLPVMTGHIVGSRERSERFLWDLRQTASDLIVGVHARYLADYAHQHGLTLSVEPYDLNPSADMDLGGMADLPMCEFWSNHYALPSNYSCIEVVSVAHTNGRKIVGAESFTAAPNQDWRQFPGVMKEQLDWALCAGINKFVIHRSQHQPDMDKFPGMMMGPYGVNWERTQTWWDMAPAFHRYIARCCQMLRQGLPVSDILYVTPEGAPQVFAAPDDALTTSLDANLLPDHKGYGFDGCSPLNLIAHAKTRGGRIVFPDGMSYRVLVLPHWDTMTPALLRKVTQLVEDGAVVIGAPPSKSPSLANYPACDAEVQSLAAHLWGAAPYAAARAVGRGRVLLDTGQGTNSANLSDAQWIWFDEGDPARDAPAGARYFRKTIEILAGRKIKSAVVTMSADNSFALSVNGRAAGGGLAWSTPAALDISKSLKPGKNAIGVTAVNDAGTAGANPAGLIGKIEIEYADGERQTVVTDAGWTASQTAMGEFTAAKVLGPYGMGPWGASARRTTVYQNYAATAAQVRGLGIAPDFSSGKPIRYIHRHLPDGELYFIANKSGQAITTRGVFRVAGLQPEWWDALSGSSRRLGEYSAAHGLTTIPIRLGPFESGFVLFRKPTMGTAMSAENFPQYRTLMTLIKPWSVAFDPQWGGPAHIDFARLDDWSKRPETDIQHYSGKAIYTTTFDAPRTALQASSAALSLGDVKNLAAVRLNGRDLGIVWCAPWRVSIPAGVLKPAGNTLEVTVANLWVNRLIGDSGKPEAQRLTSVTYNNYHPDSPLEPSGLLGPVTLQSIKQ; encoded by the coding sequence ATGATCGAAACCCACCGTCTCACACATTTCGGCCTTGCCATCGTTCTCGCCCTCGCCGGCGGCGCGCCCATCGGGGCGCGCGCCGCCCACCCGGACACGCTTCGCCAAAGCTTCGTCACGCCGCCGGATACGGCGAAGCCCTGGGTTTACTGGTTCTTCATGGACGGGAACGAGACCCAGCGGGGCATGCGCGCGGATCTGGAGGCGCTGCAAAAGGCGGGGATCGGCGGCGTGATTCGAATGGACGTGAATCTTGGCGTCCCGAAAGGGCCGGTCGCGTTCATGAGCCCCGAGTGGCGGGATAACTTCGTCTACGGGGTGCGGGAGGCGAAGCGTCTGGGCCTGCAATTTTCGCTGGAGACGGGACCGGGCTGGTGCGGCGACGGCGGGCCATGGATCAAACCCGAAGAGTCCATGCAGCATCTGGTCGCCAGTGAAACAACCGTCGCCGGGCCAGCGCATTTTGACGAACTCCTGCCGCGCCCCAAACCCCGCCCGCCATTTTTTGGCGAGGGAACGATGACGGAGGAGGGGCGGCGCCAGTGGCTCGATTTCTATCAGGACGTGTCGGTCGTCGCCTTCCCAACACCCGCCGGAAACGCGCGCATTGACGATGTGGACAGCAAGGCGTTTTATTATCGCGGCTCAGTGTCGTCCGGCCAGGTTCCGTGGCAGTTCGATCCGCCGGCCGGCGCGTCGGTCCCAGGCGACCAATGTATTCCGGCCGCCAAGGTCATCGAGCTGACCGCGAAGCTGGGCGCGGACGGTCGCCTCTCCTGGGATGTTCCCGCCGGCAATTGGACGATCATGCGCTTCGGACGCACGACCACCGGGCAGACGACGCGTCCCGCGCCGGACGCCGGCCTGGGCTTTGAAAGCGATAAGTTCGACCGCGAGGGAGTCGCGGCGCAGTTCGATGCGTTTGTCGGAAATCTCCTCGGGGCTGTCGGGCCGAAATACTATGGCGGCTCCGCCGGACTGACCATGCTGCACTTCGACAGCTGGGAGGTGTCGTCGCAGAACTGGTCGGCGCGCTTCCGCCAGGAGTTTACCCAGCGGCGCGGCTACGATCCCGCCCCCTATCTGCCGGTGATGACCGGACATATTGTCGGCAGCCGCGAGCGCTCCGAGCGCTTCCTCTGGGATCTGCGCCAGACGGCGTCGGACCTGATCGTCGGCGTCCACGCCCGTTATCTCGCCGACTACGCGCACCAGCATGGACTGACGCTCTCGGTGGAGCCGTACGATCTGAACCCCTCGGCCGACATGGATCTGGGCGGCATGGCCGATCTGCCGATGTGCGAGTTCTGGTCCAACCATTACGCCTTGCCCTCGAATTACAGCTGCATCGAAGTGGTCTCCGTCGCGCACACGAACGGGCGAAAGATCGTCGGCGCCGAATCGTTCACCGCCGCCCCCAATCAAGACTGGCGTCAATTTCCGGGCGTGATGAAGGAGCAGCTCGACTGGGCGCTGTGCGCGGGGATCAACAAGTTCGTGATTCACCGATCGCAGCACCAGCCGGACATGGACAAATTCCCCGGCATGATGATGGGGCCGTACGGAGTCAACTGGGAGCGCACACAGACCTGGTGGGACATGGCGCCGGCGTTCCATCGGTATATCGCGCGCTGCTGCCAGATGCTGCGCCAGGGCTTGCCGGTGTCGGATATTCTCTATGTCACTCCCGAGGGCGCCCCGCAGGTCTTCGCCGCGCCGGACGATGCGCTCACCACATCTCTCGACGCCAACCTGCTGCCGGACCATAAGGGTTACGGCTTCGACGGCTGCTCGCCGCTCAATCTTATCGCCCATGCAAAGACGCGTGGCGGCCGCATCGTCTTCCCCGACGGCATGAGCTACCGGGTGCTTGTTCTCCCGCACTGGGACACGATGACCCCGGCGCTGCTGCGCAAGGTCACGCAGCTTGTGGAAGACGGCGCCGTCGTGATCGGCGCGCCGCCCAGCAAATCCCCCAGTCTCGCAAATTATCCCGCGTGCGACGCCGAAGTGCAGTCGCTGGCCGCCCATCTTTGGGGCGCGGCGCCCTACGCCGCCGCGCGCGCGGTCGGCCGGGGACGCGTCCTGCTGGACACCGGCCAGGGGACGAACAGCGCGAATCTGAGCGACGCCCAATGGATCTGGTTTGACGAAGGCGATCCCGCGCGCGACGCTCCGGCCGGTGCCCGATACTTCCGAAAAACGATCGAGATTCTCGCGGGCCGCAAGATCAAATCGGCGGTCGTCACGATGTCCGCCGATAACTCCTTTGCGCTGTCCGTGAATGGGCGCGCCGCCGGCGGCGGCCTGGCCTGGTCCACGCCGGCGGCGCTGGATATCTCGAAATCGCTCAAGCCGGGAAAGAACGCGATCGGCGTGACGGCGGTCAACGACGCCGGGACGGCGGGCGCGAATCCGGCGGGCCTGATCGGCAAGATCGAGATCGAATACGCGGACGGCGAGCGGCAGACGGTCGTCACGGACGCCGGCTGGACGGCGTCGCAAACCGCGATGGGTGAGTTCACGGCGGCGAAAGTTCTCGGGCCGTATGGGATGGGTCCCTGGGGCGCGAGCGCGCGGCGGACGACCGTATACCAGAACTACGCGGCGACGGCCGCGCAGGTGCGCGGCCTGGGAATCGCTCCAGACTTCTCATCTGGAAAACCGATCCGATATATCCACCGTCATCTCCCGGACGGCGAGCTGTACTTCATCGCCAACAAAAGCGGCCAGGCCATCACAACCAGGGGCGTATTTCGGGTCGCCGGACTTCAGCCCGAATGGTGGGACGCGCTTTCCGGATCCTCGCGCCGCCTCGGCGAATATTCGGCGGCGCACGGTCTCACCACGATCCCGATACGCCTCGGCCCGTTCGAAAGCGGCTTTGTTCTTTTTCGCAAGCCGACGATGGGAACCGCGATGTCCGCCGAGAACTTTCCGCAATACCGCACGCTCATGACGCTGATCAAACCTTGGAGCGTCGCCTTCGATCCCCAATGGGGCGGACCCGCGCACATCGATTTCGCGCGGCTGGACGACTGGAGCAAACGTCCCGAGACGGACATTCAGCACTACTCAGGCAAGGCGATTTACACGACCACATTCGACGCCCCCAGGACAGCGCTCCAGGCATCCTCAGCGGCGCTTTCGCTGGGCGATGTCAAAAATCTGGCGGCCGTCCGTCTCAACGGGCGCGATCTCGGAATCGTCTGGTGCGCTCCGTGGCGAGTGTCCATTCCCGCCGGCGTTCTCAAACCGGCCGGCAATACGCTGGAAGTGACGGTCGCGAATCTTTGGGTCAATCGGCTGATCGGCGATTCCGGAAAACCCGAAGCGCAGCGCCTGACCTCCGTCACGTACAACAACTACCATCCCGACTCCCCGCTGGAGCCGTCCGGGCTGCTCGGCCCGGTCACGCTCCAATCGATAAAGCAATAA
- a CDS encoding AraC family transcriptional regulator, translating into MIIRGFCLVVKHREEIAGNPKRHGEQIAMIARRTSDHSLVQRASPFGPTEPKRRILLRFEQIHPVIRIAHVHESVLTIPDRILYDHELVLVLRGVASISMGSETRLAEPGTMLLIPPFTPHAFQSPGGARSAHIAVHFDFCPETPQPLDAPDGRDPYEIVWPGGLKPAPIVSLAPGHWIEQTLREIVDSHAEEDDPLSVLEASSRMARVLAQMLRWGARPEAGDAYGVVSHVNHERMGRVLAHIAGSLASPLTLDELAQVAGIGRSRFVTLFREATGVSPQHYIQQRRIAEARRLLADPGLQIKQIAAMTGFEDRFYFSKVFRRVDGLTPTQFRAAVLFGRSLASEDESQA; encoded by the coding sequence ATGATTATCCGAGGATTTTGCCTGGTCGTCAAGCATCGTGAAGAAATAGCAGGTAATCCAAAGCGTCATGGGGAACAGATCGCCATGATCGCCCGCCGTACGTCCGACCATTCCCTCGTTCAGCGCGCCTCGCCGTTTGGCCCTACGGAGCCGAAGCGCCGGATCCTGCTGCGTTTCGAACAGATTCATCCCGTGATTCGCATCGCCCATGTGCATGAATCGGTCCTGACGATCCCGGACCGGATCCTCTACGACCATGAACTGGTGCTCGTGCTGCGCGGGGTCGCGTCGATCTCCATGGGATCGGAAACGCGGCTTGCGGAGCCGGGAACGATGCTGCTCATTCCCCCATTCACTCCGCACGCGTTCCAGTCGCCGGGCGGAGCGAGGAGCGCGCATATCGCCGTGCATTTCGACTTCTGCCCGGAGACGCCGCAGCCGCTGGATGCGCCCGATGGACGCGACCCCTATGAGATCGTCTGGCCGGGCGGCCTCAAACCGGCGCCGATCGTCAGCCTCGCGCCGGGGCATTGGATCGAGCAGACGCTGCGGGAGATCGTGGACAGTCACGCCGAGGAGGACGATCCGCTGAGCGTCCTGGAGGCGAGCAGCCGGATGGCGCGCGTGCTGGCGCAGATGCTGCGCTGGGGCGCGCGGCCGGAGGCGGGCGACGCCTACGGCGTCGTCTCCCACGTCAACCACGAACGCATGGGGCGCGTGCTGGCCCATATCGCCGGGAGCCTCGCATCTCCCCTGACGCTGGACGAGCTGGCGCAGGTCGCGGGCATCGGACGGAGCCGGTTTGTGACTCTGTTCCGCGAGGCGACGGGCGTTTCGCCGCAGCATTATATCCAGCAGCGGCGCATTGCCGAGGCGCGGCGTCTGCTCGCCGATCCCGGTTTGCAGATCAAGCAGATCGCGGCGATGACGGGGTTCGAGGATCGGTTCTACTTCAGCAAAGTGTTTCGCCGCGTCGACGGCCTGACGCCCACCCAGTTCCGCGCCGCCGTTCTGTTCGGCCGATCTCTTGCCTCCGAAGACGAATCCCAAGCATAA
- a CDS encoding phytanoyl-CoA dioxygenase family protein produces MLTRDQEEQFHRDGFVLGGPVLSDDEVDTLRAEMHRVIDSHGDTSVPQPVMLSNMGKPESPVWQIVNISDVSPPFARLAYHPEIAQTIAALTGAAEVRLWHDQIQFKPAGGGGVNMWHQDAPYWPTITPMTQVTAWIALDDVDLSNGCMSMVPGSHLWGNNIDYLHTRKSFDDMPGSFDGHAIEVRVCPVKKGHVHFHHALTWHGSSANISGRPRRAIALHYMGDDTRFVAAGSHPMKQFITVSDGEVIQGERFARVWPQ; encoded by the coding sequence ATGCTAACTCGAGATCAGGAAGAACAGTTTCATCGGGATGGATTTGTGCTCGGCGGGCCGGTGCTCAGCGACGACGAAGTGGACACGCTGCGCGCGGAGATGCACCGGGTAATCGACAGCCATGGCGACACGAGCGTCCCGCAGCCGGTGATGCTGTCGAACATGGGCAAGCCCGAATCGCCGGTGTGGCAGATCGTGAATATCTCCGACGTCAGCCCGCCGTTCGCGCGCCTCGCGTATCACCCGGAGATCGCGCAAACCATCGCCGCGCTGACGGGCGCCGCCGAAGTGCGTCTCTGGCACGACCAGATCCAGTTCAAGCCGGCGGGCGGCGGCGGCGTCAACATGTGGCACCAGGACGCCCCCTACTGGCCGACGATCACGCCGATGACTCAGGTGACGGCCTGGATCGCGCTGGACGATGTCGATCTGAGCAATGGCTGCATGAGTATGGTCCCCGGCTCCCACCTCTGGGGAAACAACATCGACTACCTGCACACGCGAAAATCGTTCGACGATATGCCAGGCAGCTTCGACGGCCACGCGATCGAAGTGCGCGTCTGCCCGGTCAAAAAGGGCCACGTCCATTTTCACCACGCGCTCACCTGGCACGGCTCGTCGGCGAACATCAGCGGCCGGCCCCGCCGCGCGATCGCCCTGCACTACATGGGCGACGACACGCGCTTTGTCGCCGCCGGCAGCCACCCGATGAAACAGTTTATTACCGTCTCCGACGGCGAAGTGATTCAGGGAGAACGATTCGCGCGCGTTTGGCCGCAATAA
- a CDS encoding AraC family transcriptional regulator has protein sequence MQWLDRMMDALEYLEAHLDDECDVGEAARAACSSTFHFQRMFHMLTGVTVAEYVRKRRLSLAAQELASSRVKVIDVAMKYGYDTPEAFCKAFRRAHGLTPSDARRSGARLKVFPRMSFQISLKGDQDMDYRMVEKPGFQVMGKAQRVSTRDGENMKAIPEFWSRTMQEGDVKRLAELTSAGGVVGDAILGVCTEFQYDQQEFTYLIAVEAGAAPPPDGCVVKEIPAATWAVFESVGAMPDAIQKVWGRIFSEFFPSTGFEHAEGGPELEVYPPGDVSSDDYRCEVWVPVVKKS, from the coding sequence TTGCAGTGGCTGGACCGAATGATGGACGCTTTGGAGTATTTGGAAGCGCATCTGGACGATGAGTGTGATGTCGGTGAGGCGGCGCGGGCGGCTTGTTCGTCGACGTTTCACTTTCAGCGCATGTTCCATATGCTGACCGGCGTGACCGTTGCCGAATATGTCCGCAAGCGGCGGCTTTCGCTGGCGGCGCAGGAGCTGGCGTCGTCGCGCGTCAAGGTGATCGATGTCGCGATGAAATACGGCTACGATACGCCCGAAGCGTTTTGCAAGGCGTTTCGGCGGGCGCATGGATTGACGCCGTCGGACGCGCGCCGGTCCGGGGCGCGGCTGAAGGTCTTTCCACGGATGTCCTTTCAAATATCGCTAAAGGGAGATCAGGATATGGACTATCGAATGGTGGAGAAGCCCGGATTCCAGGTGATGGGCAAGGCGCAGCGCGTGTCTACTCGGGATGGCGAAAATATGAAAGCCATTCCGGAGTTCTGGAGCCGGACGATGCAAGAGGGCGACGTCAAGCGCCTCGCGGAGCTGACATCCGCAGGCGGAGTGGTGGGAGACGCCATCCTGGGCGTGTGTACGGAGTTCCAATACGACCAGCAGGAGTTTACGTATCTGATCGCCGTCGAGGCGGGGGCGGCGCCCCCGCCGGACGGCTGTGTGGTGAAGGAGATCCCGGCCGCCACATGGGCGGTCTTTGAATCCGTCGGAGCCATGCCGGACGCGATACAAAAGGTCTGGGGGCGGATCTTCTCCGAGTTCTTCCCTTCGACCGGCTTTGAACACGCCGAAGGCGGGCCGGAGCTGGAGGTCTATCCGCCCGGCGATGTGAGCTCGGATGATTACCGGTGTGAAGTATGGGTCCCGGTCGTGAAAAAATCCTGA